A window of Stenotrophomonas indicatrix genomic DNA:
GCTGTTGCCTCTGCGGGTGCAGGGCGCAGCCCTGCGGATAACCCCCATTGAGCATTCCGCGCAGTGCTTTGAGCGCCGCACGCACGCGCAACACGGCACGCTGTGCGCAACGGGCCTGCCCATCACTCACCGAGAAGAACCGCCATGACCCTGCGTCATCTGCCATTGCACGCCGCCCTGCTGCTGGCCCTGTCCTCCCTGCCGCTGGCCGCGCTGGCCGAAGCCACCTCGCCCGCCCCCACCCAGCAGGTGCCGGGCGTGCAACACCAGCGCATCGGTGCGCTGCAGGTCACGGCCCTGTTCGACGGCGTGGTTGCGCTCGGCCGGCAGGAAGTGGTCGACGTGCCGCCAACGCTGGTCAGCCGCCTGCTCGAAGGCCGCTATGTGCCCGAAGACAAGAAGGGCCTGCAGACCGCGATCAACGCCTTCCTGGTGCGCCAGGGCAAGCACCTGACCCTGGTCGATGCCGGCACCGCGCAGTGCTTCGGCCCTGACCAGGGCCAGGTGCTGGGCAACCTGCGTGCGGCCGGCGTAGACCCGGCCGAGATCGATGAGGTGCTGCTGACCCATGCCCATCCCGATCATCTGTGCGGGATCCTCGATGCACAGGGCAAGCCGGCCTATCCGAATGCGACGGTGTGGCTGTCCAAGGCCGATGCCCGCTACTGGCTCGACCCGGCCAGCGAAGCCACGGCACCGCAGGGCGTGCGCTTTGCCTTCGCGCTGGCACGCAACGCGATCGCGCCGTACCAGGCCGCCGGTCGCCTGCACACCTTCCAGCCTGGCGACGCCCTGCCGGGGCACGCGGTGGCGATGGATACCCACGGCCACACGCCGGGGCATGTGTCCTACCGCTTCGACAGCCAGGGCCAGTCACTGCTGGTGTGGGGCGATGTGCTGCATTTCCATGCGGTGCAGTTCGCACACCCGGAAGCAGCATTCGAGGCCGATTCGGATCGCACGGCGGCTACGGCCAGCCGTCGCAGCCTGTTGCAGGAAGCCACCGCCAAGGGCTGGTGGGTTGCCGGCGCGCACCTGCCCTTCCCCGGCCTGGGGCACGTGCGCAGCGAAGG
This region includes:
- a CDS encoding MBL fold metallo-hydrolase, producing the protein MTLRHLPLHAALLLALSSLPLAALAEATSPAPTQQVPGVQHQRIGALQVTALFDGVVALGRQEVVDVPPTLVSRLLEGRYVPEDKKGLQTAINAFLVRQGKHLTLVDAGTAQCFGPDQGQVLGNLRAAGVDPAEIDEVLLTHAHPDHLCGILDAQGKPAYPNATVWLSKADARYWLDPASEATAPQGVRFAFALARNAIAPYQAAGRLHTFQPGDALPGHAVAMDTHGHTPGHVSYRFDSQGQSLLVWGDVLHFHAVQFAHPEAAFEADSDRTAATASRRSLLQEATAKGWWVAGAHLPFPGLGHVRSEGQAYAWVPAEYSPLK